Below is a genomic region from Kwoniella dendrophila CBS 6074 chromosome 2, complete sequence.
TAGCATTTACCCACCTGATTGAGGGTTGTTAGCTTAGAACGATAGTCTGCAGAAAACAATAACCTACGAATCGGATTGTCGTCTCATGACGGATATACCTCGAATCATAGCTTCAAATACGGGTATCTAGGTGAGGATGTCAGCGAACTTCTGATTATTGGACATTCGAAATTGTCAGCTTACACCTGAATATACACTAGCATAGACTTTAGCCTGTGCTGTACCACCAGTCTGAGTCAAGTTGTTTGGTCCTTGACCTGGTACTGTACCCATGACAGTACCGAAGacattttgatgttgttgttgtaattgttgTGCTGGTGTCAGGTGCTGATTTTGGATATTTGCGCTAGGTGGTGGTTGCATactttgttgatgatttatacCTGGACCTAAACGTggttgaggtggtggtggtggctgttgctgttgaggaTGCGAATGTAAATGAGCAGGTAAAGTATGTAATGGTGCAGGAGTTTGTTCAGCTGCTCCTCCTCCtgcagaaggtgataaagaaggtaacaAGGATGAATGTGAAGGTGTTGCAGGAGGCTGATTATGTTGAGTCGAGCTATCACAGAGAAGGGTTGTTAGCTTGACCCGGTAAAGAAAGGACGGCGTGTTCTGCATTTTGAACAAAGGACATACCTTGAAGCTTCCATTTTGAGATTATGGCTTACGATCGATCCGTATAGAGAGATATATACAGTTATACttgatagaaaagaaaatctaTCAAGATATGCTACTGATGCGGATGTTTCCTATTCTCTTACCTATGATTGTTCCCTATTGAAAGATGTAGGTTTGAATAAAAGGATTAATAGGTAAGAAAAGTTATAAGTTATACGGGATTGTATGGACGTGTTGCGTGTTTCTTGATACTCAATGTCCATGTTCATCAAAGTATTATAAAAGCGCGTTCGCGTCTCCTTTTTACGCGTATTCAATTATTCAGTACATAGTAGTATTATTACAGGGTAATCTTAATCTTGAGAGAATGCAGAATGGCGAGCAATACAGGTGTGGCAAAAGGCAAAAATTGATATCTTACAGGGCTACATAAATAAGGTAATCCTGAAAGATCTTTCTTGGATATTTTCAAAAATATTGGTTGATACTTGAGATGGAGGATGTCCACTTTGATGGAAAAACTTGTGATTTGCGTTGATGCATGTTAATCACTTGATACTTGTTTTAAACAACAAAGCTAAGTTCATTTATTCTCACGCAGTGAACACAATCTCTTAAAAGATGAGTGCCGAAGCTTCCTCTTCTGGAATAAGTAAGAAATccaagaaaaacaaatctAAAGCTACCGAAGCTACTAATAATGGTGCTGGTGAAAGTGAAACACAACAAGTTGATAAAAACAAGAGACATAGGAAAGATAAACGTGAGTTATTTGGCTATCTCACTTGAGCTATGTAATTGAAAGCTATACAATGGATATACTTGCAATAAATATACTGATATGTGATCTTGTTATTGTACCGTTTATATAGCATGGGAtacagatgatatagatCATTGGGAAATACCaaaatttgaaatttcatcaaatgatcataaaccttttttagaAGAATCAAGTTTTGCATTATTATTTCCAAAATATAGAGAACAATATTTAAGATCAATTTGGTCTTCTATAACatcagaatttgataaatttggtttatcGTGTGAATTAGATTTAGTTCAAGGTCAAATGACTGtgaaaacaacaagaaaaacTTGGGATCCATACATTATTTTAAAAGGTAGAGATATGTTAAAATTATTAGCTAGAGGTGTTAATGCTCCTCAGGTaggtttatcatctttttttctttttattcGATCTCTTCGCTCGCTTAATCGCCAATTGAAATCTTGCATTTCATTACCCCGCTTATCTTCCATCATGATATCCACCGTTTATCTCCTATCTCAGTCTTTTCCCATCATCTCATCCGGGATGCCCTACTCAGCTACAAAATATATCATACTGACTAAGCTATCCATATAGGCAATCAAAATCTTACAAGATGGTATAGCGTGTGATATAATTAAAATTGGTGGATTAGTTAGAAACAAAGAACGATTCGTTAAAAGAAGACAGAGATTAGTAGGACCAAATGGAAGTACATTAAAGGTTAGTCATTGCAAATGCAAGAAGTGTTTGTTCTCGTTGTGAGAAGGAGAATAATTCAAATACTGATACTTCATTTCATTATTCAACAGGCTATCGAACTCTTGACGGAATGTTACGTTTTAGTACAAGGTAATACAGTATCAGCAATGGGATCATATAAAGGATTAAAAGAAGTTAGAAGAATTATAATTGATTGTATGAATAATATACATCCAATTTATagaataaaagaattaaTGATTAGAAGAGAATTGGCAAAAGATCCTAAATTAGCTAATGAATCTTGGGATAGATTTTTACCTAGTAAgtcgttttttttttctttgggTTCAATCTTCAAGTGTTACAAATCATTCTTAGGATTTTACAAAGCGTGATTGTCAATTATATGCAAAGAATTCTAAGCTAATTCAAAATCTATTTGAAATTTTTCATAGAATTCCAAAAGAAACATTTATCTACATCAGAGAAAACAGCCAAGAAGAATGCAGCATTGGAACGACAAtctgaatttattgattcaaatccaaattctaTACCTATAAATACAACgacgacaacaacaactgATGAACAATTATCTGCACCTGTACAAAAGAGAACACCTTTCCCATCAGCTGCAACTGCttcaaaaaagaaaaaagtaTATACACCTTTCCCACCTGCAcaacaaccatcaaaattagatttacaaTTAGCTTCAGGAGAATATTTCTTAAAACCACGTGAAAAAGAAGCgattgaaaaaagaaaaaaagcAGAAAAACAATATGAAACTACTAAAGCTCGTCAAGCTCAGAGAGAAGAAGCTTTTATTGCTCCTGTTGAACATAAAGAAGATAGTGTTGAtgaaaggagaaagaaaaggaagagagCTACTGCAGAGGATTTAATGTAATTTCTACAAGTTAACGCGATTATAATTCGGTAACTTGGGTAATTTGCTTGTCAAATGATTAATTATCAATTACTTTTGCATATGTATACATGTATTGTCTTCCCTTTCTCTGTCTTGTCCAGTATATCACAATTGGTTAAGCTACGTTTATGAAGCGTTGGTAGGAAGACCGTATGTATGGTGTTCCAACATATCTGGAGtccaaatcaaattatcaagttAGTCATCTTGAATGCATGgtatataaagatgatatcataTATACTATGATGTGATTATTGCGTGTGTTTCTCTATAAtggaaaaagatgaattgactAAAGCGATACAACATGATTGATATAAGATAAGGTTCGTACAGATTGGGTTGTTAGATGAATCAAATATTGAAGAAAGTTTTTATACGAAATAAGATGGTGTTCCCTAAAATAGACGAAAACGGATTAAATTCAGTCAGTCTAATGAGTGGAATCATCATAAATACGGAGTAAAATTGACAAGGGAGGAAAGGAATAACTTACCATTCTTCTTAATGCTGGATTTTTTAAATCTGTATCGTTTTCTCTTGCAGCACCATAAACTTTAAAATTtgttttaccattttcatcaacttgcATTATAGATGCCGAATTTCCACAACGATAACAATAATTTGGTGCTGACCAAACTGTAACTAAACTATTATCAAACATATGTTTATATCCTTCTTGAACTAGTTGATGTGCTCTTGCTATCAAATTTAATGAATTGACGTGATTGaactgaaaaaaaaaaatagcAAAAAGGAAGTTTGGGATTGAGTTAGTATTCaatatttcttcttatacAGATCTACCAAataatatatgtatttgatggAAAATGTCGTTTAGGGTTGAAATGATCTCTGCTAACTCACCTCTGCAGTGACTTTTCCACCAAATAACCATCCTGCTCCACGAGGACTGACTGACCACGATTCTACTTCATCAGGATCCGACCACATCAAATCTATATGAGAAGAAAACGATCACCAAGTTAGACAGATATTATCAGTTTGACGATGCGACAGGCTTGATGACACAATGTATGTCTTGATAGTAGACCCGAAAATGCAAGAAAGAAGTTGTACTACTTACCGCAGAAAGCTCCTTCATGAGGCACTTCTTGAGCTCTAGGTATTATCCTCACCTGATCTAATGTTTTGATATCAGGTGATAAACCGCCATGTACACACAGTATAGAAGAATCAATGATCTGtaagaatggtcaaaattAGCTTGTTCCCGGTTATGGTCGTGAACAGAGAAGCATGGGGCGCTTTATGAAATTTTTACTTACAGCTGCCAGGTTTAGATGATCAAACAGTGTGCAGCATGCTTTCCATACTGATGGGTTACCATATTTCTGCATACACTCGTCTGAACGTATCGGGTCACGACAAATCAGCTCTCTCCATTTGGCGAAAATTGCAAGACGTAGCCAATCAATCGCTTTGACTTACCATAAAAACCATACACCTGTGTGATTTGACGAGATTCATGGTTACCTCTAAGTAACGTTATTTTATCTGGATACCTATGGGAATGAGGGAAGATTTAGTCAACGATCTTTCTTACCCAAATATGTCACGATACAACGTATGATGATAAGATCAACTgaataaaaatcaaaaattgcTTACCTTGCTTTATATGCTAGCAATAAAGACAGCGTTTCCAATGAATAATATCCTCTATCGACAAAATCACCCtatagaagaaggagaaacaTTAATTAGCAATTCCATTCTTAAATTGATATCAGTCCGAGCTTTGCAGTAATATCCTGAACATCCGATATTATTCTAAACCAGCTCTACCGAGTTTATGAATGATTTCGATAATGAAATAACCAGAatagtatatatacacctAATCTCTTTGCTGACTCACCATAAATATATAACTCGTTTCAGGagcttcaccaccttgtCTAAAAATTTCTAAAACATCCCAAAATTGTCCATGTATATCACCACATATCGTTACAGGTGATTGAACTAAATGTACATTACTTTCTTCCAATAATATATCTCTAACACGAGCACAGAGTAATTTCATTTGTCTTTCTGGTAAATGTTTACATTGTCGAATCtgtttttgattatttgatcgATATTTAAGAAAGAAATCGATTTGACATAAGGATGAATCAGTTCATCAAGGAGGAAGGGGTGACAAAGCAGTGATAttgataagaaagaaagtATAGTATCATTAGTATTTTGCTAGATTCCCAATCCAACAGATTGACGATAGAATCAGATTCACTTACATGCGCTATCCATTGATCTGGATCTGAAGCCAATCCAGTCATTTTTGCTTATAGCTCGCGAAGACTATTGACAGACTAGTCGATCGATTCAGATAGTGTTTGTTTTAACTTGATAGATTGACCTAAATATTTCCGGTAACTTTTGGTTCGACCTTTCGTAGGGTCTGAAAATCTAGAGGATAAGATAAGACCTCTTTTACTTGGTCGAAGATCGTGTAATATGTTTGTTTCACTGCTTGAGTGTGAGTATTTTGCTATTAATTGAGCCAGCCCTTCTATGGGGGTATCGCTATATGCTACAAGAAACTTGAAATTTGTTATGGGCTTTAGACTAATTTTGAGATTACCTAACGGTTCATCGTTCATCAAGCGTCAAGCACATTATCATCTGCATGCatcatttaccttttatcatttatcatcCTTGAATTGATTCGACTTGAACTTCGGACATAACCTACCACATGTTCACCACATGTTGGGGTTCCATCtttaatgatataatcatatatatattatagTAATAGCTTGATAATGGGGAAAAGTGATAACCCTTATCTATCTCTGTCATGACGTGGCAATAGCAAGTCAAAGTGTTTATACCGGATAATCAATTAATTAACATCTATCCAACTTTGTCCTCTTTGTGTATGTGTGTGGTTCTGCTCAGATAATTAACGTTTCCTTCGAGTCAAGCATTACAAGTATATATAGGTGTACATTCCTTTGTATTATCTCCGTTTCTATTTCACTCTCCCGCTTATAGGTAATATAGAAAATATAGATACATTAGCTCGAAATGATTGATCTCATACATCGTAAGTTGATCCGTCCGGAAGTAGAGGTTACACAAGCTAATAGCTATCATACTTTGGATACGGAATTACAgttcaagctgataaaggAGGTAACCCTGATATCGTTAGAGAATCtcaaaagaaaagaggagCTTCAGTTGAATTAGTAGATGAAGTTATTGAAATTTTCGCTGAACAcaagaaaggtgagtttgatatACTGTGTTATAGTATTTCGACTACtatcatctcatcatcatacacACGTTGTTCTATGTCTTATATAAGAACAACATGTATATGGTCAAATAGACAGATTAGGAAATTTGAAGCAATTTCAGTATAAGATACTAATGCTTTCATATCTTCCTTGTCAATAGCTCAATTCGAAAAAGAAAGTGCTCAACGTGAATTAAACGcattacaaaaagaaattggacaaatcaaaaaagctaaaggAGATGCAACAGAACTATTAGCTAAAAAGgcagaattagataaaagaATTGCTGaaataacaacaaaaacaaatgaaTTAGTTACTTTGAGAGATAAAAAAGCTGGATTAATTGGTAACATTGTTGATGAACGAAATACTGTTTCATTAACTGAGGTGAGTTTGTTACTGGCTTTACGAAATTCTAGGTGGAAATATGTTATCCCTCGTCATTCTAATGATCAAACGAACTGTATACTGATGATATACAATTTCGTTCAAACGGCTATAGGATGACAATGCAATTTTAAGAGTGTGGCATCCAGAACCAAATCATAAAGGAAATTCAGGAACTGGActatcatttgaagataaatcaaaagatgtaTTATCACATCATGAAGTTTTATATAGATTAGAAGCATATGATACAGATAGAGGTGTAAAAGTATTTGGACATAGAGGATTTTATTTAACGAATGATGGTGTTGATTTAAATCAAGCTTTAATTTCATATGGTTTAGATTTTTTAAGAAAAAAATCTTATAAAAAAATTCAACCTCCATTTATGATTAAAAAAGATATTATGGCTGCAACAGCACaattatcagaatttgatgaagctttatATAAAGTTTCAGGAAGtgattcaaatgatgatagataTTTGATAGCAACTTCAGAACAACCTATTTCAGCTATGCATATGGATGAAAATATTGATCCTAAAAATTTACCCATAAAGTGAGTCATCCCTCTATTTCAAGCCGAAACAAAATCGATCTTAGTTAATTGATCTGATTTACTTTATCAGATACGCAGGTTACTCGACTTGTTTTAGAAAAGAAGCTGGTTCTCATGGTAAAGATACTTGGGGTATTTTCAGAGTTCATCaatttgaaaaagttgaacaagTGAGTAAAGATTGTTATTATGGTTTACCTCAAGATATGCTATGTTCAGTCTATAATTTTGACACAAATACTGTAAACTCATGCTGACctaaagatatcaattttcAGTTCATCCTCTGTGAACCTGAAAATTCACCTGCTGAACTTGATAATATGATTGAAAACTCTCGAGAATTCTACGAATCCCTTGAAATTCCTTATAGAGTAGTCAACATCGTTTCTGGTGCTTTAAATAACGCTGCAGCTATCAAATATGATTTAGAAGCTTGGTTCCCATTCCAAGGTGAATACAAGGAATTAGTCAGTTGTTCAAATTGTACAGATTATCGTGAGTTTTCGTCTTTACTTGTGCATATTCCTTTTTGGAGGCTTGATCGAACCAAAGAATTAGTCTGTTGACATTAGCAAAATTGACAAAATATAGAATCAAGATCCCTTAATGTCAAATTAGGTTTCAAGACTAAAGACAGTAAAGTTGGGTTCGTACATATGTTAAATGGTACTTTATGTGCTACTGAAAGAGCTTTATGTTGTATCGTTGAGAACTATCAAACTCCAGAGGTATGTTTTGGTTTACTTGTTCAGATGAAGCGCTTCTACTTGCTGTCAAAGTATAGGTAAAGCTGACAAGAAGTTTGTGACTAATGTAGGGTTTGAGAATACCTAAAGTACTACAATCATATATGCAAGGTAGAGAATTCTTACCTTATACCGTTGAATTACCGAAAAACACAACCagtcaaaaacaaaagaaataaatAGATTTAGATTTGAGAGACTAAGCTTATTACAAGTTCAGAGGAGTATGATTATGATAAGGACATCACGCTTTCCGAAATCGTTTGATATCTCAAAACAAAAATTGCATTACTTACACATGcattgattatatatatgtacataGTCTGACCATGTCTGTGAACAATCgctgattcagataaaagCATCAGCTTGATAATACATAATACACTTGTTTTAACATTAGAAAGACGCGTCGACGCgttgatttgttgttgtcggTATGTACCGCTCTTTGCAACCAACCAAGCTAAGCAAGTAtaaaaaggtagaaatgcGAAAACATTATCCCATCCTCCACTTGAAACTTTCAATCTGGCTTCTGTAGTTGATCACGGAGTACCAGTCCAGACAGAAAGAATTCACCCATATACTTCAGTCGATAACAACGAAGAACCAAATCTAGGGATAATCATACATACGGAGACTTAAAACACCGCGATATTCAAGAAAGTACTTCAACTTATCATATTgaatattattattaacATTAACAAATTATCAACATGGATTCACCTTTACTTCCACAGTTCGATAAGCGATCCGATCTAAATGATGTATCGTTATTAGATGACCCTTCAATGTTAGCTGATTTAAGTATGGAATCAGATATACATGGaacatcaccaccttctttatcatcatcaaacccACATCTTTATACAAGAGAAGCTCAACGGAATTCACAGATTCAATCAGGTAGACAACCATTTGGCCAAAGTTTATTCgcatcaacttcatcgaCTAATTCTTCGTCCAATTACAATAATCAGAATGATCAAGTGGGAGGGAGAAAAGTACATATAGATCATACttcggatgatgatgatgatgatgatgatgatgaggaggacTACGCAACACCTGTTAAAAATAAATTTAATCAACAGAATATCAATAAAGCAAAACCTAGATTTTCATTATTCGCTGCACCtagaccaccttcagctgaattacatgaagatgatgacgaagaagagcGAAATTATGTAGAAGATGAGAGGGAAGGTGAAGATCAAACTATACATGCTCGATCAAATTCTAAATCAcaatcagaagaaggtgttaatgatgatcaagaaataGGTAAGGAAATTAGACAATCGATATtagataataaagaagataaattaagaTCAAGCTTGTACGAGTTAAGGAAAATGAATGAAGTTTTTGATTCTGTCATTCGAGCTTTGGAAGGTGTTAGAGGACATAATCAGGTTAGTCATGATTTTCCATTATCTCCTGATGTATCGTTCGAAATCTTAGGGGTAAAAAGGTCGTTCTGGTGGAACATACAACAGTCGAAAGTGTAGATCAGCTGACTTTTGCGATTGATTTCTATACCTAATAGAGATTAGCAGAAAGAGTACAACAGACATCTGCCCTGTTAGATGTATATACAGCCATAATGGGTCAAGCTGAATATACGCAACAATTATTGTTAAATCCGAAATGGACAGGTAGTACAGATGTAAGTCCCTATTTcttaaatatatatatatgttttttgttcttttagATATCGACCTGTGTGATACTGAAATCACTGGGGAAATATCAGACATTATCATATGAACTCGAGCTGACCAtgtttttttacctttacctcaacATTAGGACGCAGAAGCTATACAAGCAATTGAGCAAGCTAAATATGAAGCCATACAaagagcagaagaagaagctcgacgtcaagctgaattatctaGAATagcggaagaagaaagagaaagaaaattagctgaaaggcaaaaagctgaatctgCTTCACGTGGAacaagaggtagaggtggtggtggtggtggtggtggtggtagtagtGCTTTCATGTCTGGTGTTAGAGTTCCATCTTCAGGTAGAGGTATACCGACTGGAATATCTAGAGGTACAGGTTCAACAGGCGTAAGAGGAAGAGGTAAGTCTGCTGTCTCTGATCAATCATGGAATTTCTCAATACTTACTAATCATTGTCGCTCGTTGTGTTTGTATATTTTTACAGGAACTGGTATTCCTCGTCCATCA
It encodes:
- a CDS encoding serine/threonine-protein phosphatase ppe1, whose protein sequence is MTGLASDPDQWIAHIRQCKHLPERQMKLLCARVRDILLEESNVHLVQSPVTICGDIHGQFWDVLEIFRQGGEAPETSYIFMGDFVDRGYYSLETLSLLLAYKARYPDKITLLRGNHESRQITQVYGFYDECMQKYGNPSVWKACCTLFDHLNLAAIIDSSILCVHGGLSPDIKTLDQVRIIPRAQEVPHEGAFCDLMWSDPDEVESWSVSPRGAGWLFGGKVTAEFNHVNSLNLIARAHQLVQEGYKHMFDNSLVTVWSAPNYCYRCGNSASIMQVDENGKTNFKVYGAARENDTDLKNPALRRMGTPSYFV
- a CDS encoding serine-tRNA ligase; translation: MIDLIHLQADKGGNPDIVRESQKKRGASVELVDEVIEIFAEHKKAQFEKESAQRELNALQKEIGQIKKAKGDATELLAKKAELDKRIAEITTKTNELVTLRDKKAGLIGNIVDERNTVSLTEDDNAILRVWHPEPNHKGNSGTGLSFEDKSKDVLSHHEVLYRLEAYDTDRGVKVFGHRGFYLTNDGVDLNQALISYGLDFLRKKSYKKIQPPFMIKKDIMAATAQLSEFDEALYKVSGSDSNDDRYLIATSEQPISAMHMDENIDPKNLPIKYAGYSTCFRKEAGSHGKDTWGIFRVHQFEKVEQFILCEPENSPAELDNMIENSREFYESLEIPYRVVNIVSGALNNAAAIKYDLEAWFPFQGEYKELVSCSNCTDYQSRSLNVKLGFKTKDSKVGFVHMLNGTLCATERALCCIVENYQTPEGLRIPKVLQSYMQGREFLPYTVELPKNTTSQKQKK